A single Pan troglodytes isolate AG18354 chromosome X, NHGRI_mPanTro3-v2.0_pri, whole genome shotgun sequence DNA region contains:
- the PJA1 gene encoding E3 ubiquitin-protein ligase Praja-1 isoform X1, which produces MGQESSKPVWPNPTGGYQSNTGRRYGRRHAYVSFRPPTSQRERIASRRKTNSEVPMHRSAPSQTTKRSRSPFSTTRRSWDDSESSGTNLNIDNEDYSRYPPREYRASGSRRGMAYGHIDSYGADDSEEEGAGPVERPPVRGKTGKFKDDKLYDPEKGARSLAGPPPHFSSFSRDVREERDKLDPVPAARCSASRADFLPQSSVASQSSSEGKLATKGDSSERERREQNLPARPSRAPVSICGGGENTSKSAEEPVVRPKIRNLASPNCVKPKIFFDTDDDDDMPHSTSRWRDTANDNEVHSDGLARRGRGESSSGYPEPKYPEDKREARSDQVKPEKVPRRRRTMADPDFWTHSDDYYKYCDEDSDSDKEWIAALRRKYRSREQTLSSSGESWETLPGKEEREPPQAKVNASTGTSPGPGASASAGAGAGASAGSNGSNYLEEVREPSLQEEQASLEEGEIPWLQYHENDSSSEGDNDSGHELMQPGVFMLDGNNNLEDDSSVSEDLEVDWSLFDGFADGLGVAEAISYVDPQFLTYMALEERLAQAMETALAHLESLAVDVEVANPPASKESIDALPEILVTEDHGAVGQEMCCPICCSEYVKGEVATELPCHHYFHKPCVSIWLQKSGTCPVCRCMFPPPL; this is translated from the coding sequence ATGGGTCAGGAATCTAGCAAGCCTGTATGGCCCAATCCAACAGGAGGGTATCAGTCCAATACAGGTAGGAGGTATGGAAGAAGGCATGCTTATGTCAGTTTCAGGCCACCCACGAGCCAGCGGGAAAGGATTGCCAGCCGGAGAAAGACGAACTCCGAAGTCCCAATGCACAGATCAGCCCCCAGTCAAACCACCAAGAGGAGCCGATCGCCATTTTCCACTACTCGTCGTAGTTGGGACGACAGCGAGAGTTCGGGAACCAACCTGAATATTGATAATGAGGACTATTCCAGGTATCCGCCAAGAGAGTACAGAGCTTCGGGTAGCAGAAGAGGAATGGCCTATGGACATATTGACTCTTATGGGGCAGATGATAGtgaggaggagggggctgggcctGTTGAGCGACCGCCAGTGAGAGGGAAAACTGGCAAGTTTAAAGATGATAAGCTGTATGACCCAGAGAAAGGGGCAAGGTCTTTGGCTGGGCCACCTCCACATTTCTCTAGTTTTAGCCGTGATGTGAGAGAGGAGCGAGACAAGTTAGACCCAGTCCCTGCAGCAAGATGCTCAGCTAGCAGAGCTGACTTCCTGCCACAAAGTAGTGTGGCCTCACAGTCGTCTTCTGAAGGCAAGCTGGCTACAAAAGGTGACAGCtcggagagggagagaagggagcaaAATTTACCTGCACGTCCCAGCAGGGCTCCTGTGAGTATTTGTGGTGGTGGGGAAAACACCTCAAAGAGTGCAGAGGAACCTGTGGTCAGGCCCAAAATCAGAAACCTGGCAAGTCCAAACTGCGTgaaaccaaaaattttttttgatactgATGATGATGACGATATGCCACACAGTACTTCCAGGTGGAGGGATACCGCCAATGACAATGAAGTCCACTCGGATGGCCTGGCAAGAAGAGGGAGAGGCGAGAGTTCAAGTGGCTATCCCGAGCCAAAGTACCCTGAAGACAAACGGGAAGCGAGGAGTGACCAAGTGAAACCAGAAAAGGTGCCGAGACGACGACGCACCATGGCCGACCCTGACTTCTGGACGCACAGTGATGATTACTACAAATACTGCGACGAAGACTCTGACAGTGACAAAGAGTGGATTGCTGCTCTGCGTCGGAAATATCGAAGCCGAGAGCAAACCCTGTCCTCCAGTGGCGAAAGCTGGGAGACTCTGCCGGGGAAAGAAGAGCGGGAACCTCCACAGGCTAAGGTGAATGCCAGCACTGGCACCAGCCCTGGCCCCGGTGCTAGTGCCAGTGCCGGGGCTGGCGCCGGGGCCAGTGCCGGCAGCAATGGCAGCAATTACCTTGAAGAAGTTCGAGAACCATCTCTTCAGGAAGAGCAGGCATCCCTGGAAGAAGGAGAAATTCCTTGGCTCCAGTACCATGAGAATGACAGTAGCAGTGAGGGGGATAATGATTCTGGTCACGAGTTGATGCAACCTGGGGTATTCATGCTGGATGGAAACAACAACCTTGAAGATGACTCCAGTGTAAGCGAAGACCTAGAAGTGGATTGGAGCCTCTTTGATGGATTTGCAGATGGGTTAGGAGTGGCTGAAGCCATTTCCTATGTGGATCCTCAGTTCCTCACCTACATGGCACTTGAAGAACGCCTGGCCCAGGCAATGGAAACTGCCCTTGCGCACTTGGAGTCTCTCGCAGTGGATGTAGAGGTGGCCAATCCACCAGCAAGCAAGGAGAGCATTGACGCTCTTCCCGAGATCCTGGTCACTGAAGATCATGGCGCAGTTGGTCAGGAGATGTGCTGCCCCATCTGCTGTAGCGAATATGTGAAGGGGGAGGTGGCAACTGAGCTGCCGTGCCACCACTATTTCCACAAGCCGTGTGTGTCCATCTGGCTTCAGAAGTCAGGCACCTGCCCCGTGTGCCGCTGCATGTTCCCTCCCCCACTCTAA
- the PJA1 gene encoding E3 ubiquitin-protein ligase Praja-1 isoform X2: protein MHRSAPSQTTKRSRSPFSTTRRSWDDSESSGTNLNIDNEDYSRYPPREYRASGSRRGMAYGHIDSYGADDSEEEGAGPVERPPVRGKTGKFKDDKLYDPEKGARSLAGPPPHFSSFSRDVREERDKLDPVPAARCSASRADFLPQSSVASQSSSEGKLATKGDSSERERREQNLPARPSRAPVSICGGGENTSKSAEEPVVRPKIRNLASPNCVKPKIFFDTDDDDDMPHSTSRWRDTANDNEVHSDGLARRGRGESSSGYPEPKYPEDKREARSDQVKPEKVPRRRRTMADPDFWTHSDDYYKYCDEDSDSDKEWIAALRRKYRSREQTLSSSGESWETLPGKEEREPPQAKVNASTGTSPGPGASASAGAGAGASAGSNGSNYLEEVREPSLQEEQASLEEGEIPWLQYHENDSSSEGDNDSGHELMQPGVFMLDGNNNLEDDSSVSEDLEVDWSLFDGFADGLGVAEAISYVDPQFLTYMALEERLAQAMETALAHLESLAVDVEVANPPASKESIDALPEILVTEDHGAVGQEMCCPICCSEYVKGEVATELPCHHYFHKPCVSIWLQKSGTCPVCRCMFPPPL, encoded by the coding sequence ATGCACAGATCAGCCCCCAGTCAAACCACCAAGAGGAGCCGATCGCCATTTTCCACTACTCGTCGTAGTTGGGACGACAGCGAGAGTTCGGGAACCAACCTGAATATTGATAATGAGGACTATTCCAGGTATCCGCCAAGAGAGTACAGAGCTTCGGGTAGCAGAAGAGGAATGGCCTATGGACATATTGACTCTTATGGGGCAGATGATAGtgaggaggagggggctgggcctGTTGAGCGACCGCCAGTGAGAGGGAAAACTGGCAAGTTTAAAGATGATAAGCTGTATGACCCAGAGAAAGGGGCAAGGTCTTTGGCTGGGCCACCTCCACATTTCTCTAGTTTTAGCCGTGATGTGAGAGAGGAGCGAGACAAGTTAGACCCAGTCCCTGCAGCAAGATGCTCAGCTAGCAGAGCTGACTTCCTGCCACAAAGTAGTGTGGCCTCACAGTCGTCTTCTGAAGGCAAGCTGGCTACAAAAGGTGACAGCtcggagagggagagaagggagcaaAATTTACCTGCACGTCCCAGCAGGGCTCCTGTGAGTATTTGTGGTGGTGGGGAAAACACCTCAAAGAGTGCAGAGGAACCTGTGGTCAGGCCCAAAATCAGAAACCTGGCAAGTCCAAACTGCGTgaaaccaaaaattttttttgatactgATGATGATGACGATATGCCACACAGTACTTCCAGGTGGAGGGATACCGCCAATGACAATGAAGTCCACTCGGATGGCCTGGCAAGAAGAGGGAGAGGCGAGAGTTCAAGTGGCTATCCCGAGCCAAAGTACCCTGAAGACAAACGGGAAGCGAGGAGTGACCAAGTGAAACCAGAAAAGGTGCCGAGACGACGACGCACCATGGCCGACCCTGACTTCTGGACGCACAGTGATGATTACTACAAATACTGCGACGAAGACTCTGACAGTGACAAAGAGTGGATTGCTGCTCTGCGTCGGAAATATCGAAGCCGAGAGCAAACCCTGTCCTCCAGTGGCGAAAGCTGGGAGACTCTGCCGGGGAAAGAAGAGCGGGAACCTCCACAGGCTAAGGTGAATGCCAGCACTGGCACCAGCCCTGGCCCCGGTGCTAGTGCCAGTGCCGGGGCTGGCGCCGGGGCCAGTGCCGGCAGCAATGGCAGCAATTACCTTGAAGAAGTTCGAGAACCATCTCTTCAGGAAGAGCAGGCATCCCTGGAAGAAGGAGAAATTCCTTGGCTCCAGTACCATGAGAATGACAGTAGCAGTGAGGGGGATAATGATTCTGGTCACGAGTTGATGCAACCTGGGGTATTCATGCTGGATGGAAACAACAACCTTGAAGATGACTCCAGTGTAAGCGAAGACCTAGAAGTGGATTGGAGCCTCTTTGATGGATTTGCAGATGGGTTAGGAGTGGCTGAAGCCATTTCCTATGTGGATCCTCAGTTCCTCACCTACATGGCACTTGAAGAACGCCTGGCCCAGGCAATGGAAACTGCCCTTGCGCACTTGGAGTCTCTCGCAGTGGATGTAGAGGTGGCCAATCCACCAGCAAGCAAGGAGAGCATTGACGCTCTTCCCGAGATCCTGGTCACTGAAGATCATGGCGCAGTTGGTCAGGAGATGTGCTGCCCCATCTGCTGTAGCGAATATGTGAAGGGGGAGGTGGCAACTGAGCTGCCGTGCCACCACTATTTCCACAAGCCGTGTGTGTCCATCTGGCTTCAGAAGTCAGGCACCTGCCCCGTGTGCCGCTGCATGTTCCCTCCCCCACTCTAA